TTTTCGAAATTTCCAGCTCTCTTCATCATCTGTGGAGTTTTGGTACTATCACTGATGATAATCGCCCTTCTAAAGACATCTGTGACTTATTATCTGTCCAAGAAACGCTCGGCCATCAGCGATGAGCCTCCTAAGCCCCTCACCAGACGAATCCAGTCCATTGACAGCTTTCGAGGGTAAGTTCCAAGTTCCAGCCCAGCCTTTTGCACAACTATCTGTTGTCTTGCTTTCAGATTGAGCATAGTGATGATGATTTTTGTCAATAACGGCGCTGGAGGATACCCAGAACTTGGCCACGCGACCTGGAACGGGCTCTTAGTAGCCGACCTAATTTTCCCCTGCTTCATCTGGATCATGGGGGTCTGCATACCCTTGTCGCTCTCATCATCCCTGTCTCGAGACGTTCATCGGGTTAAACTGGTCCTGGGTATCTTGAAGCGAAGCTTCCTGCTGTTCCTTATCGGTGTGAGCTTAAACACTCTCGGAACCGACGCTGACCTGGCCGAAATCAGAATCTTCGGAGTCCTGCAGCGGTTCGGAGTCGCATACTTGGTGGTCGGGTTGGTTTATACTTTGATGAGCCGCAGGCGAGACTTGACGTTCAAGCGAGGAATCTTTCAGTtctttattgattttattctgCTGATTCCTCAGTGGATTATTTACATCACGCTTCTTGTGGTTTACTTTGGAATTATCTTTCATCTAGATGTTCCTGGATGTCCAAGGTAAGTTTTAACCTTCTTTGTTCTAATCTGGAACTTCTATGTTTCGACCTGCAACTTCATTGTTCCAATATGGAACTTCATTGTTCCAATGTGGAACTATATTATACTGATATGGAACTTCATTGTTCCAATGTGGAACTATATTGTTCCAATATGGAACTATATTGTTCCAACATGGAACTTCTATGTTCCAATATGGAACTTCGGTGATCCAATGTGGAACAATATTGTTCCAATATGGAATTTCCATATTCCAATATGGAACTTTTATGTTCCAATATGGAACTTTTATGTTCCAATATGGAACTTTTATGTTCCAATATGGAACTTTTATGTTCCAACCTGAAATTTCACTGCTTTAACCTGTTCCAATTGATCCAGGGGTTACTTCGGACCTGGCGGCCTTCACGACAACCAAAAGTTCCAGAACTGTACAGGTGGCGCTCTAGGGCTTCTCGATAAAAAGATTCTAACCCCGAAACATCTTTACCAGTCCCCCGCCATCAATGACGTTTACCAATCTGGGCCGTTTGATCCCGAGGGCCTCATTGGCTGCCTGCCGACCATTTTGCAAACGTTCCTCGGCGTTCAAGCTGGAAAAATTCTTCGAGTTTATAAAGATTGGCGATCGCGAGTGGCAAGATGGATGACTTTAGCACTAATTTACGCTGTTATTGGCTCAGTTTTGCATTTTAACAACATTATTCCGGTCAACAAGAACTTATGgtaacattttattaataattaacgataTTAATACATAAGAAagacataaattaaaaaatttaatcatttttaggtCTATTTCATTCGTATTAGTGACGACAAGCTTTGCTCTGACAGTTTTCagcattttttacatattaattGACGTAATTAAACTTTGGGATGGATCTCCATTCCGAGTTCCTGGTAATTGTAGTATTTGAtgttgttatttatcaaaataagtaCTGTAAAGTCtaaaaatgacattgtataTATCGTAAAATAGTGGCCGCTttctttggaaaaaaaatttttggcgcATGCGCACAACGCACATGCGCATATAGTTTATGcgggaaaatttaaaaactaaaataattttttttgctcgacgggcagaaagcgtcaactttcagcccgctgcgctaaacgaagttaCGGAAGCCGGGTTGGCTCATTGGTGACTGGTAGACTAGTGGCACCGCACACGGGCACTTCCAACATGTGCACGCGTGCACATGTGTCCGTGTGCGGGATAAATGCAGATTTTTACCTTATCTCGAAACGGTCATTGAGCTACGTATACTTTTCATCTCTGTCTTTTAATTGTCAAATTCTGTGAGCAGCGTTACTTTATGCATTAAGGTTAGGCGTAGCTGAAGTTTTGTTTATAGCGAAATAAGAAAGtaataaaagaatttcaaagtaaaaattagaaatgagtttcgttaaaattaaaaatgaaaattttaccgTAAAATTACCTGTGATGAACCTAAAAGGGGGGATGAAAATACGGCC
The sequence above is drawn from the Cotesia glomerata isolate CgM1 linkage group LG4, MPM_Cglom_v2.3, whole genome shotgun sequence genome and encodes:
- the LOC123263122 gene encoding heparan-alpha-glucosaminide N-acetyltransferase; translation: MEVDGCDRELELDQACVTFNVGNNYSLYSLTSDCNLCPFTKLTQLVESNTSFVFNSFKTWNWRFFNGTDLDDVLGTDKTEGLVCELRPDLGQFGVYEVFLEKCELEIIKRPSNPYTPLFIICGVLVLSLMIIALLKTSVTYYLSKKRSAISDEPPKPLTRRIQSIDSFRGLSIVMMIFVNNGAGGYPELGHATWNGLLVADLIFPCFIWIMGVCIPLSLSSSLSRDVHRVKLVLGILKRSFLLFLIGVSLNTLGTDADLAEIRIFGVLQRFGVAYLVVGLVYTLMSRRRDLTFKRGIFQFFIDFILLIPQWIIYITLLVVYFGIIFHLDVPGCPRGYFGPGGLHDNQKFQNCTGGALGLLDKKILTPKHLYQSPAINDVYQSGPFDPEGLIGCLPTILQTFLGVQAGKILRVYKDWRSRVARWMTLALIYAVIGSVLHFNNIIPVNKNLWSISFVLVTTSFALTVFSIFYILIDVIKLWDGSPFRVPGMNALVMYIGHHICYQIFPFHWKYGNMNYHGWRTITAMWDTGLWVVVAYTLHYKKIYITL